In one Achromobacter spanius genomic region, the following are encoded:
- a CDS encoding aromatic ring-hydroxylating dioxygenase subunit alpha, whose product MAKYRDNPDAIRALLRDTEVHKDLFIDQELFDLEMERLYANTWVYVGHDSQVPNNGDYITTTIGNQPVVMVRHSDKSVRVLHNRCPHKGTMVAGEACGNTGKFFRCPYHAWTFKTDGSLLSIPLKKGYENTGLENCEASQGMAAVKDVKNHRGFVFCRLNPEGQSFEEFFGESLSTLDNMVDRSPEGRLEVAGGVLRYMHRCNWKMLVDNQTDTCHPMVAHESSAGTAVKVWEQAPAGTPKPMAVELFAPFISPYEFFENMGIRVWENGHGHTGVSDSIHASYSGVPGYWDSMVAAYGEERAKQILGDVRHNTVYFPNIMVKGPIQTLRIFKPIAADRTLVESWTFRLVGAPDLLLERTLMYNRLINAPTSVVGHDDLEMYERAQDGLNSRARDWVNVGRLFTPDEAGQKNVTTNGTNEWQMRNQYRAWGRYMTGPESV is encoded by the coding sequence ATGGCCAAATACCGCGACAACCCCGACGCCATCCGCGCCCTGCTGCGCGACACGGAAGTCCACAAGGACCTGTTCATCGACCAGGAATTGTTCGACCTGGAGATGGAGCGCCTGTACGCCAACACCTGGGTCTACGTCGGCCACGACAGCCAGGTGCCGAACAACGGCGACTACATCACCACCACCATCGGCAACCAGCCCGTGGTGATGGTGCGCCACAGCGACAAGAGCGTGCGCGTGCTGCACAACCGCTGCCCCCACAAGGGCACGATGGTGGCGGGCGAGGCCTGCGGCAACACCGGCAAGTTCTTTCGCTGCCCCTATCACGCGTGGACCTTCAAGACCGACGGCAGCCTGCTGTCGATACCGCTGAAGAAGGGCTACGAGAACACCGGCCTGGAAAACTGCGAAGCCAGCCAGGGCATGGCCGCCGTCAAGGATGTGAAGAACCATCGCGGTTTCGTGTTCTGCCGCCTGAACCCGGAAGGCCAGTCGTTCGAAGAATTCTTTGGCGAATCCTTGTCCACGCTGGACAACATGGTTGACCGCTCGCCCGAGGGCCGGCTGGAAGTGGCCGGCGGTGTGCTGCGCTATATGCACCGCTGCAACTGGAAGATGCTGGTCGACAACCAGACCGACACCTGCCACCCGATGGTGGCGCACGAATCGTCGGCCGGCACCGCCGTGAAGGTCTGGGAGCAAGCGCCCGCAGGCACGCCCAAGCCCATGGCGGTGGAACTGTTCGCGCCGTTTATCTCGCCCTATGAATTCTTCGAGAACATGGGCATCCGCGTGTGGGAAAACGGCCACGGCCATACCGGCGTGTCGGACTCCATCCATGCCTCGTACTCCGGCGTGCCGGGCTATTGGGATTCGATGGTTGCCGCCTACGGCGAGGAACGCGCCAAGCAAATTTTGGGCGACGTGCGCCACAACACCGTGTACTTCCCCAACATCATGGTGAAAGGCCCGATCCAGACGCTGCGCATCTTCAAGCCCATCGCCGCCGACCGCACGCTGGTGGAGTCGTGGACGTTCCGCCTGGTCGGCGCGCCCGACCTGCTGCTGGAACGCACGCTGATGTACAACCGGTTGATCAACGCGCCCACGTCTGTCGTCGGCCATGACGACCTGGAAATGTACGAACGCGCGCAAGACGGCTTGAATTCGCGCGCGCGTGACTGGGTCAACGTGGGCCGGCTGTTTACGCCCGATGAGGCCGGCCAGAAAAACGTCACCACCAACGGCACCAACGAATGGCAGATGCGCAACCAATACCGCGCATGGGGCCGCTACATGACCGGACCGGAGTCGGTATGA
- a CDS encoding PDR/VanB family oxidoreductase, which translates to MQTLKLIIREVRQESPLIRSFRLAREDAGPLPAFGPGAHLKVTVPGLREPRCYSLVQLTPDAGQFAQPTEYRLGVRLEETSQGGSRHMHALAEGDTLGVEGPKNDFPLHESPAGDEPVVLIAGGIGITPVASMAAALKAAGRDFHLHYCGRSKDQLAFLPELEALAGSSLTVHADDDPACRFDLQALLAASNPRQHLYVCGPKGLIDAVIAGAKARHWPDAHIHFELFVTAAAQAGDQAFEVELRQSGRTLTIPADKTIVDVMEEEGCDPMYDCKRGECGVCQATVLEGEPDHRDYYLSDTEKASGKIIQICISRAKSARLVLDL; encoded by the coding sequence GTGCAGACACTGAAACTCATCATCCGCGAAGTCCGGCAAGAGTCGCCGCTGATTCGATCCTTCCGCCTGGCGCGCGAAGACGCCGGGCCGCTGCCCGCCTTCGGCCCCGGCGCGCATTTGAAAGTCACCGTGCCCGGCCTGCGCGAACCGCGCTGCTATTCGCTGGTGCAACTGACGCCCGACGCCGGCCAGTTCGCGCAGCCCACGGAATACCGCTTGGGTGTGCGGCTGGAGGAAACCAGCCAGGGCGGATCGCGCCACATGCACGCGCTGGCCGAAGGCGACACGCTTGGCGTCGAAGGCCCCAAGAACGATTTCCCGCTGCATGAATCGCCGGCAGGCGACGAACCCGTGGTGCTGATCGCGGGCGGCATCGGCATCACGCCGGTGGCCTCCATGGCCGCCGCGCTGAAAGCCGCCGGCCGCGACTTTCATCTGCACTACTGTGGCCGCAGCAAGGATCAACTGGCCTTCCTGCCTGAACTCGAAGCGCTGGCAGGCAGCAGCCTGACCGTGCACGCGGACGACGACCCCGCCTGCCGCTTCGACCTGCAAGCGTTGCTGGCCGCCTCCAACCCCCGCCAGCACCTGTACGTGTGCGGCCCCAAGGGCCTGATCGACGCCGTCATCGCCGGCGCCAAGGCCCGCCATTGGCCGGATGCCCACATCCACTTCGAACTCTTCGTCACCGCCGCCGCGCAAGCCGGCGACCAAGCCTTTGAAGTGGAACTGCGCCAATCCGGCCGCACGCTGACCATCCCCGCCGACAAGACCATCGTCGACGTCATGGAAGAAGAAGGCTGCGACCCGATGTACGACTGCAAGCGCGGTGAATGCGGCGTCTGTCAGGCAACCGTGCTGGAAGGCGAGCCTGACCATCGCGACTACTACCTCTCGGACACCGAGAAGGCCAGCGGCAAGATCATCCAGATCTGCATCTCGCGCGCGAAATCCGCGCGCCTGGTGCTGGACCTGTAA
- a CDS encoding indolepyruvate oxidoreductase subunit beta family protein, translating to MNPVAMQQGNPIKIAILAMGGQGGGVLADWIVDMAEHAGWWAQTTSVPGVAQRTGATIYYLELLPEADVARAGRAPALALMPTPGDVDLVVAAELMEGGRAIQRGLVTPERTVLLSSSHRSYAVSEKSAPGNGIADPNKVLEAGRAAAKRFLCFDLQDLADRAGSVISASLFGAVAGSGALPFTREDFEATVRRAGLGVDASLRAFALGFDAAHQAPAQPAAIDLTRPVADVPERAASPKTQALLDTIKRDFPACAQPMLTAGVRRQLEFQDAAYAADYLRHMKALRDLDAQHGGDAQGWALTCAAARYVATAMAYDDVIRVADLKTRGTRFERVRREVGARADQLVMTTDYMHPRLEEICGTMPTGLGRWLESSKAFGGFVERRLGKGRLMQSGTLSGFLMLYSLAGMRRFRRRTLRHQIETEGLRQWLDLITRLAPRDYALAVETVNCRRLVKGYSDTHVRGGGKYRQLLAAAEQLVGRPDAAASLRALRETALANESCAPMERQMAEKLAA from the coding sequence ATGAACCCGGTGGCAATGCAGCAAGGCAACCCGATCAAGATCGCCATCCTGGCCATGGGCGGCCAGGGCGGCGGCGTGCTGGCCGACTGGATCGTCGACATGGCCGAGCACGCCGGCTGGTGGGCGCAGACGACTTCCGTGCCCGGCGTGGCGCAGCGCACGGGCGCCACCATCTACTACCTGGAACTGCTGCCCGAAGCCGACGTGGCACGCGCCGGCCGCGCGCCCGCGTTGGCCTTGATGCCCACGCCCGGCGACGTGGACCTGGTCGTGGCCGCCGAATTGATGGAAGGCGGCCGCGCCATCCAGCGCGGCCTGGTCACACCGGAACGCACGGTGTTGCTGTCGTCATCACATCGCAGCTACGCCGTCAGCGAAAAGTCCGCGCCCGGCAACGGCATTGCCGACCCCAACAAAGTGCTGGAAGCCGGCCGCGCCGCCGCCAAGCGCTTCCTGTGCTTTGACTTGCAAGACCTGGCAGACCGCGCCGGCAGCGTCATCAGCGCCAGCCTGTTCGGCGCGGTGGCCGGCAGCGGCGCCCTGCCCTTCACGCGCGAAGATTTCGAAGCGACCGTGCGCCGCGCCGGCCTGGGCGTGGACGCCAGCCTGCGCGCCTTCGCGCTGGGTTTCGACGCGGCGCATCAGGCGCCCGCCCAACCCGCCGCCATTGACCTGACGCGGCCCGTGGCCGACGTGCCCGAACGCGCCGCCAGCCCGAAGACGCAAGCGCTGCTGGACACCATCAAGCGCGACTTCCCCGCCTGTGCGCAGCCCATGCTGACGGCTGGCGTGCGCCGCCAGCTTGAATTCCAGGACGCCGCCTACGCCGCCGACTATCTGCGCCACATGAAGGCGCTACGCGACCTGGATGCGCAACACGGCGGCGATGCCCAAGGCTGGGCGCTGACCTGTGCCGCCGCGCGCTACGTCGCCACCGCCATGGCCTACGACGACGTGATCCGCGTGGCCGATCTGAAAACGCGCGGCACGCGCTTTGAACGAGTGCGTCGCGAAGTGGGCGCGCGCGCCGACCAACTGGTCATGACCACCGACTACATGCACCCACGCCTGGAAGAAATCTGCGGCACGATGCCCACGGGCCTGGGCCGCTGGCTGGAAAGTTCCAAGGCCTTCGGCGGTTTTGTGGAACGCCGGTTGGGCAAGGGCCGGCTGATGCAAAGCGGCACGCTGAGCGGTTTCCTAATGCTGTATTCGCTGGCCGGCATGCGCCGCTTTCGCCGCCGCACGCTGCGCCATCAGATTGAAACTGAAGGCCTGCGGCAATGGCTGGACCTGATCACCCGACTCGCGCCACGAGACTACGCGCTGGCGGTTGAAACCGTGAACTGCCGCCGCCTGGTCAAGGGCTATAGCGACACGCATGTGCGCGGTGGCGGCAAGTACCGCCAGTTGCTTGCGGCGGCTGAACAACTGGTGGGCCGGCCTGACGCCGCCGCCTCGTTGCGCGCCTTGCGCGAGACCGCGCTGGCCAACGAAAGCTGCGCCCCCATGGAACGCCAGATGGCTGAAAAGCTGGCGGCCTGA
- a CDS encoding indolepyruvate ferredoxin oxidoreductase subunit alpha produces MAERSFKKEVQQLRIGAGEEFRGEGILAVTKALLQSGVGYVAGYQGSPISHLMDVLADANEILQELGVHFEASASEATAAATLAASVMYPIRGAVTWKSTVGTNVASDALANLASGGVTGGALVIVGEDYGEGSSIMQERSHAFAMKSQIWLLDPRPNLESMVKAVEDGFELSEASKTPVMLQLRIRGCHVHGRFIAKENKRPAFSLAQALENPARDTSRIVLPPASFLHEQEKIKDRWPAAIRYIKEHKLNEHFDGDQNDIGLILQGGLYNGVIRSLQLLGLADNFGNSRIPLYVMNVTYPVIEDEVTEFCRGKRAVLLLEEGQPDYIEQNLHAVLRKAGIDTHLSGKDVLPMAGEYTTQVMRDGLREFLKRHRPESLQTHAAVAVDAQAEARQLEITEVSRPKPAPKPAEQPITFHKQVQGLASVVPPRPAGFCTGCPERPIFSALTLAQEKLGQHHISCDIGCHLFSILPPFNLGATTMGYGLGASSAAAFNVPAAKRPISIMGDGGFWHNGLSSGIGNAVFNKYDGVIVIVDNFYASATGGQDILSSRADNPDRSTNNPIDHAVRGVGVKWVRTLDRTYDVAKVRATIEEALTTDIKGPKVIIAQSECMLNKQRRVKPLFNKAVKEGRRMVKERFGVDPDVCTGDHACIRLSGCPSLSIKDSGDPLKEDPVAHVESSCVGCGNCGEVAHAAVLCPSFYRADIVHNPTGTDRFLARMRGAVIGFLQRRRAARLAQYAL; encoded by the coding sequence ATGGCTGAAAGGTCTTTCAAGAAAGAAGTCCAGCAGTTGCGAATTGGCGCCGGCGAAGAGTTTCGCGGCGAAGGCATACTTGCCGTCACGAAGGCCTTGCTGCAATCGGGCGTGGGCTATGTGGCGGGCTACCAGGGTTCGCCCATCTCGCACCTGATGGACGTGCTGGCGGACGCCAACGAGATCCTGCAAGAACTTGGCGTGCACTTCGAGGCCAGCGCCTCGGAAGCCACCGCCGCCGCCACGCTGGCGGCCTCCGTCATGTACCCGATACGCGGCGCCGTCACGTGGAAGTCCACCGTGGGCACCAACGTGGCCTCGGACGCGCTGGCCAACCTGGCGTCAGGCGGTGTCACGGGCGGCGCGCTGGTGATCGTGGGCGAAGACTACGGCGAAGGCTCGTCCATCATGCAGGAACGCTCGCACGCGTTCGCCATGAAATCGCAGATCTGGCTGCTGGACCCGCGCCCCAACCTGGAAAGCATGGTCAAGGCCGTGGAAGACGGCTTTGAATTGTCGGAAGCCAGCAAGACGCCGGTGATGCTGCAACTGCGCATCCGTGGTTGCCACGTGCATGGCCGCTTCATCGCCAAGGAAAACAAGCGGCCCGCGTTCTCGCTGGCCCAGGCGCTGGAAAACCCCGCGCGCGACACCAGCCGCATCGTGCTGCCGCCAGCGTCCTTCCTGCACGAACAGGAAAAAATCAAAGACCGCTGGCCCGCCGCCATTCGCTACATCAAAGAACACAAGCTTAACGAGCACTTCGACGGCGACCAGAACGATATCGGCCTGATCCTGCAAGGCGGCCTGTACAACGGCGTGATTCGCTCGCTGCAACTCTTGGGCCTGGCCGACAACTTCGGCAACAGTCGCATTCCGCTGTACGTCATGAACGTGACCTATCCCGTCATCGAAGACGAGGTCACCGAATTCTGCCGGGGCAAGCGCGCCGTGCTGCTGCTCGAAGAGGGCCAGCCCGATTACATTGAACAGAACCTGCACGCCGTGCTGCGCAAGGCGGGCATCGACACGCATCTGTCCGGCAAGGACGTGCTGCCGATGGCGGGCGAATACACCACGCAAGTGATGCGAGACGGCCTGCGCGAATTCCTGAAGCGCCATCGCCCGGAATCGCTGCAGACGCATGCGGCGGTGGCGGTGGATGCACAAGCCGAAGCCCGGCAACTGGAAATCACGGAAGTCTCACGGCCGAAGCCTGCTCCCAAGCCCGCTGAACAGCCCATCACCTTCCACAAGCAGGTGCAGGGCCTGGCCTCGGTGGTGCCGCCGCGCCCCGCCGGCTTCTGTACGGGCTGCCCCGAACGCCCGATCTTTTCCGCGCTGACGCTGGCGCAGGAAAAGCTGGGGCAGCACCATATTTCCTGCGACATCGGCTGCCATCTGTTTTCCATCCTGCCGCCCTTCAACCTGGGCGCCACCACCATGGGCTACGGGCTGGGCGCGTCCAGCGCGGCGGCGTTCAACGTGCCCGCCGCCAAGCGGCCCATCTCGATCATGGGCGATGGCGGCTTCTGGCATAACGGTTTGTCGTCCGGCATCGGCAACGCGGTGTTCAACAAGTACGACGGCGTCATCGTCATCGTCGACAACTTCTACGCCTCGGCCACGGGCGGGCAAGACATCCTGTCGTCGCGCGCCGACAACCCCGACCGGTCCACCAACAATCCCATCGACCATGCCGTGCGCGGCGTGGGCGTGAAGTGGGTCCGTACGCTGGACCGCACCTACGACGTGGCCAAGGTGCGCGCCACGATCGAAGAAGCGCTGACCACCGACATCAAGGGCCCCAAGGTCATCATCGCGCAGTCGGAATGCATGCTGAACAAACAGCGCCGCGTGAAGCCGCTGTTCAACAAGGCCGTCAAGGAAGGCCGCCGCATGGTCAAGGAACGCTTTGGCGTGGACCCCGATGTTTGCACCGGCGACCACGCCTGTATCCGGCTGTCGGGCTGTCCGTCCTTGTCCATCAAGGACAGCGGCGACCCCTTGAAGGAAGACCCCGTGGCGCACGTGGAAAGCAGTTGCGTGGGCTGCGGCAACTGCGGCGAAGTGGCCCATGCCGCCGTGCTGTGCCCGTCTTTCTACCGCGCCGACATCGTGCACAACCCAACCGGCACCGACCGCTTCCTGGCGCGCATGCGCGGCGCGGTCATCGGTTTCCTGCAACGCCGCCGCGCCGCGCGGCTGGCCCAATACGCCCTGTAA
- a CDS encoding MarR family winged helix-turn-helix transcriptional regulator: MRLDKQRDTLLTGRGTSGPRFVDGYLAYLLAQASQRISAEFHLQVKAAGLSVTEWRVLASLEGSPGETIGTLAVLAITKQPTLSKVVQRMEAEGLVARTGVRADRRQTRVCITTKGTHLIAGLCEQALQHQKAVLAPFGEEKAALLINMLEVLMTEHVPLELPIDDEE, translated from the coding sequence ATGCGGTTGGACAAGCAGCGGGACACCCTTTTGACTGGTCGCGGTACGTCGGGGCCGCGTTTCGTCGACGGCTATCTGGCCTATCTGCTGGCGCAGGCCAGCCAGCGCATCTCGGCCGAATTCCATTTGCAGGTGAAGGCAGCCGGCTTGTCGGTAACGGAATGGCGGGTGCTGGCCAGCCTGGAGGGCAGCCCCGGCGAAACCATTGGCACGCTGGCGGTGCTGGCCATCACCAAGCAGCCCACCTTAAGCAAGGTGGTGCAGCGCATGGAAGCCGAAGGGCTGGTGGCGCGCACGGGCGTGCGGGCCGACCGCCGGCAAACGCGGGTATGCATCACCACCAAGGGCACCCACCTGATCGCGGGCTTGTGCGAGCAGGCCTTGCAGCATCAAAAAGCGGTGCTGGCTCCCTTTGGCGAAGAGAAGGCAGCACTGCTGATCAACATGCTGGAAGTGCTGATGACCGAGCATGTGCCGCTGGAGTTGCCGATTGACGACGAGGAATGA
- a CDS encoding ABC transporter substrate-binding protein: MRRTLIAIAIAAAVAVPSIGQAKTFRWAAQGDILTFDPHSQNEGMTIAANSYIYEPLVDYDKTFKLAPRLATEWEQVSPTLYRFKLRPGVKFHDGAAFTADDAVFSIHRAMAPTSNYKAYTTGIKEARKVDDLTIEIETSAPNPVLLRQLTNVFIMNKAWAEKNNIAKPQDYVNKEETFGARNTNGTGPYKLKTREVDVRTVFEENKDWWNKAGKVGNVTEVVFTPIKQNATRTAALLSGEIDFVLDPAAQDLQRLRQAQKVVEGNEYRTIYLGLDQKRPELQYSNIKGKNPFQDIRVREALYRAIDVDAIKRAVMRGLSAPTGTMIAPQVHGWSESVHKRVPYDPEKSRALLKEAGYDGTLNFTLDCPNNRYINDEAICQAVVGMWAKVGVKATMNAMPRSTYFPKVQSFDTSAYLFGWGVPTFDAMYTLQNLIRTKGEGADGMYNLGGYSNKELDVIIDRIKTETDPAKRDADITTVLQGHAKDFGHIPLHDQVIPWAMRKNVTVIHRADNRLVADWVTVD, from the coding sequence ATGCGCCGCACCTTGATTGCTATCGCGATCGCCGCCGCCGTGGCCGTGCCCTCGATCGGGCAGGCCAAGACATTCCGTTGGGCCGCCCAGGGCGACATTCTTACGTTCGACCCGCACTCGCAAAACGAGGGCATGACGATCGCCGCCAACAGCTACATCTACGAACCGCTGGTGGACTACGACAAGACGTTCAAACTGGCGCCACGCCTGGCCACGGAATGGGAACAGGTGTCGCCGACCCTGTACCGCTTCAAGCTGCGCCCAGGCGTGAAGTTCCATGACGGCGCGGCCTTCACGGCCGACGACGCGGTGTTCTCGATTCACCGCGCCATGGCGCCCACGTCGAACTACAAGGCCTACACCACCGGCATCAAGGAAGCGCGCAAGGTTGACGACCTGACGATCGAAATCGAAACGTCGGCGCCCAACCCGGTGCTGCTGCGCCAGTTGACCAACGTGTTCATCATGAACAAGGCCTGGGCCGAAAAGAACAACATCGCCAAGCCGCAGGACTACGTCAACAAGGAAGAAACCTTTGGCGCCCGCAACACCAACGGCACGGGTCCCTACAAGCTGAAGACGCGCGAAGTGGACGTGCGTACCGTCTTTGAAGAAAACAAGGACTGGTGGAACAAGGCCGGCAAGGTCGGCAACGTGACCGAAGTGGTGTTCACGCCGATCAAGCAGAACGCCACCCGCACCGCCGCGCTGCTGTCGGGCGAAATCGACTTCGTGCTGGACCCCGCCGCCCAAGACCTGCAACGCCTGCGCCAGGCGCAGAAGGTGGTGGAAGGCAACGAATACCGCACCATTTACCTGGGCCTGGACCAGAAGCGTCCGGAATTGCAGTATTCGAACATCAAGGGCAAGAACCCGTTCCAGGACATCCGCGTGCGTGAAGCGCTGTACCGCGCCATCGACGTGGATGCCATCAAGCGCGCCGTGATGCGTGGGCTGTCCGCGCCCACCGGCACGATGATCGCGCCGCAGGTGCATGGCTGGTCGGAATCGGTGCACAAGCGCGTGCCCTACGATCCCGAAAAATCCCGCGCGTTGCTGAAGGAAGCCGGCTACGACGGCACCCTGAACTTCACGCTGGACTGCCCCAACAACCGCTACATCAACGACGAAGCCATCTGCCAGGCCGTGGTCGGCATGTGGGCCAAGGTGGGCGTGAAGGCCACGATGAACGCCATGCCGCGTTCCACGTACTTCCCCAAGGTGCAGTCGTTTGACACCAGCGCCTACCTGTTCGGCTGGGGCGTGCCCACGTTCGACGCCATGTACACGCTGCAGAACCTGATCCGCACCAAGGGTGAAGGCGCCGACGGCATGTACAACCTGGGCGGCTACAGCAACAAGGAACTTGACGTGATCATTGATCGCATCAAGACCGAGACTGACCCCGCCAAGCGCGACGCCGACATCACCACCGTGCTGCAAGGGCACGCCAAGGACTTCGGCCACATCCCGCTGCATGACCAGGTCATCCCCTGGGCGATGCGCAAGAACGTCACGGTCATCCACCGTGCCGACAATCGCCTTGTTGCCGATTGGGTCACGGTTGACTGA
- a CDS encoding ABC transporter permease — protein MFAFILRRLLQAVAVMLTVALLAFVLFQYVGDPVTIMLGQDATDAERIELRERLGLNEPAIVQFGHFVANAVQGNFGISLRQSEPVSTLLKSRLPATLELSMVAALLALVVGVPLGVYTALKRNSLVSQMLLAGSLLGVSLPTFLIGILLILVFSVQLGWLPSYGRGDTVSLGWWTSGLFTATGWKHLILPSITLSLFQMTLVLRLVRSEMLEVLRSDYIKFARARGLKRRAIHFGHALKNTMVPVITITGLQLGGIIAFAIVTETVFQWPGMGLLFIQAVQFADVPVMAAYLCLIALVFVVINLVVDLLYFVVDPRLRSGMTRAGGAH, from the coding sequence ATGTTTGCTTTCATACTGCGCCGCCTGTTGCAGGCCGTAGCGGTGATGCTCACCGTCGCGCTACTGGCCTTTGTGCTTTTTCAATACGTCGGCGACCCTGTCACCATCATGCTGGGGCAGGACGCCACCGATGCCGAGCGTATCGAGTTGCGTGAGCGCCTGGGGCTGAACGAGCCCGCCATTGTTCAATTCGGCCATTTCGTGGCCAACGCCGTGCAAGGGAATTTCGGCATCTCCCTGCGTCAGAGCGAACCCGTTTCCACCCTGTTGAAATCGCGCTTGCCGGCCACGCTGGAGCTGTCCATGGTGGCGGCCTTGCTGGCTTTGGTAGTGGGCGTGCCGCTGGGCGTTTACACCGCGCTCAAGCGCAACAGCCTGGTATCCCAGATGCTGCTGGCAGGTTCGCTCTTGGGCGTATCGCTGCCCACCTTCCTGATCGGCATCCTGCTGATCCTGGTGTTCTCCGTGCAATTGGGCTGGCTGCCCAGCTACGGGCGGGGCGACACCGTCAGCCTGGGCTGGTGGACGTCGGGCCTGTTCACGGCCACCGGCTGGAAGCACCTGATCCTGCCGTCCATTACCTTGTCGCTCTTCCAGATGACGCTGGTGCTGCGCCTGGTGCGTTCGGAAATGCTGGAAGTGCTGCGCTCGGACTACATCAAGTTCGCCCGCGCGCGCGGCCTGAAGCGCCGCGCCATCCATTTCGGCCATGCGCTCAAGAACACCATGGTGCCCGTCATTACGATTACCGGCTTGCAGTTGGGCGGCATCATCGCCTTTGCCATCGTCACGGAAACCGTGTTTCAGTGGCCGGGCATGGGCTTGCTGTTCATCCAGGCGGTGCAATTCGCCGACGTGCCGGTCATGGCCGCGTACCTGTGCCTGATCGCGCTGGTCTTCGTGGTGATCAACCTGGTGGTCGATCTTCTGTATTTCGTTGTAGACCCGCGCCTGCGTTCGGGAATGACTCGCGCCGGGGGGGCTCACTGA
- a CDS encoding ABC transporter permease — protein sequence MRAVLKRWWDSDIAWAWRRAPVAILATLLLAVLLIGSFGAGWVAPHNPFDLTTVELLDALLPPAWEDNGQANYLLGTDSQGRDLFSAILYGTRVSLLIGLASVLLSMLIGIVLGLISGYAGGRIDAFIMRVADVQLSFPAILIALLIDGVARAAVPREMHELIAFPVLIGAIALAGWPQYARTVRGSTLVEKNREYVQAARVIGVASPVIMFRHVLPNVLGPVLVLATVHLATAIITEATLSFLGVGVPPTAPSLGTLIRIGNDFLFSGEWWITIFPGAALVLLVLSVNLLGDWLRDALNPRLN from the coding sequence ATGCGCGCCGTACTCAAACGCTGGTGGGACAGCGACATCGCCTGGGCCTGGCGCCGGGCGCCCGTGGCCATTCTGGCGACGCTGCTGTTGGCCGTGTTGCTGATCGGTTCGTTCGGCGCCGGCTGGGTCGCGCCGCACAACCCCTTCGACCTGACCACGGTGGAACTGCTGGACGCATTGTTGCCGCCCGCCTGGGAGGACAACGGCCAGGCCAACTACCTGCTGGGCACCGACAGCCAGGGCCGCGATCTGTTCTCGGCCATTCTGTACGGCACCCGCGTATCGCTCTTGATCGGGTTGGCGTCGGTGCTGCTGTCGATGCTGATCGGCATTGTGCTGGGGCTGATCTCGGGCTACGCGGGCGGGCGCATCGACGCCTTCATCATGCGTGTGGCGGACGTGCAGTTGTCGTTCCCCGCCATTCTGATTGCGCTCTTGATCGATGGCGTGGCGCGGGCCGCCGTGCCGCGCGAGATGCATGAGCTGATCGCGTTCCCCGTGCTGATCGGCGCCATCGCGCTGGCCGGCTGGCCGCAGTATGCGCGCACGGTGCGCGGCTCCACGCTGGTGGAGAAGAACCGCGAATACGTGCAGGCGGCGCGCGTGATCGGCGTGGCTTCGCCCGTGATCATGTTCCGCCACGTGCTGCCCAATGTGCTGGGGCCGGTGCTGGTGCTGGCCACGGTGCACCTGGCCACCGCCATCATCACCGAGGCAACGCTGTCGTTCCTGGGGGTTGGGGTGCCGCCGACCGCGCCGTCGCTGGGCACGCTGATCCGCATTGGCAACGACTTCCTGTTTTCCGGCGAATGGTGGATCACCATTTTCCCGGGCGCGGCGCTGGTGCTGCTGGTGCTGTCGGTCAACCTTCTGGGTGACTGGCTGCGCGATGCGCTCAACCCGCGGCTGAATTGA